The Staphylococcus sp. KG4-3 genome has a window encoding:
- the hutU gene encoding urocanate hydratase — protein sequence MRKIVAKKGLDIECKGWEQEAVLRMLYNNLDPEVAERPEDLVVYGGIGKAARNWEAFEAIEDTLRSLESDETMLVQSGKPVAVFKTHEEAPRVLISNSVLVPEWANWDHFNELDKKGLMMYGQMTAGSWIYIGSQGIVQGTYETFGELANQHFDGKLNGTVTLTAGLGGMGGAQPLAVTMNGGVVIGVDVDETRIDKRIETRYCDVKTHDLDEALRLAEEARDKGEPLSIGLVGNAVDTHKAILDKGFKIDIVTDQTSAHDPLNGYVPQGYSLEEAQAIRDKDPKQYVKEAQSSMRKHVEYMLEFQKNGAVAFDYGNNIRQVAFNDGLENAFDFPGFVPAYIRPLFCEGKGPFRFAALSGDPKDIERADEEMRKIFPDNEKLIRWLDLAQDKIAFQGLPSRIAWLGYEERAKMGLALNKLVRDGEISAPIVIGRDHLDSGSVASPNRETEGMKDGSDAVGDWAILNALINTAAGGSWISFHHGGGVGMGYSLHAGMVVVADGSERADKRLGRVLTTDPGMGVVRHADAGYESAIEVAKEKGIKIPMITGKGDK from the coding sequence ATGAGAAAAATAGTAGCAAAAAAAGGTTTAGATATTGAGTGTAAAGGTTGGGAACAAGAAGCGGTTTTAAGAATGTTATATAACAACCTTGATCCTGAAGTAGCTGAACGTCCAGAAGACTTGGTAGTATACGGCGGTATAGGAAAAGCAGCTAGAAATTGGGAAGCATTTGAAGCTATTGAAGACACATTACGTTCATTAGAATCAGATGAAACAATGTTAGTACAATCAGGTAAACCTGTTGCTGTATTTAAAACACATGAAGAAGCGCCACGTGTATTAATTTCTAACTCGGTATTAGTTCCAGAATGGGCAAATTGGGATCACTTTAACGAATTAGATAAAAAAGGATTAATGATGTATGGACAAATGACGGCAGGCAGTTGGATTTATATTGGTTCTCAAGGTATAGTTCAAGGCACTTATGAAACATTTGGTGAACTTGCCAATCAACATTTTGATGGTAAATTGAACGGTACAGTAACACTAACTGCTGGATTAGGGGGTATGGGTGGTGCACAACCACTTGCAGTTACAATGAACGGTGGTGTTGTAATTGGCGTAGATGTTGATGAAACACGTATTGATAAGCGTATAGAAACACGTTATTGTGATGTGAAAACACATGATTTAGATGAAGCGTTACGTTTAGCTGAAGAAGCACGTGATAAAGGTGAACCACTTTCTATTGGTTTAGTAGGTAATGCCGTCGATACACATAAAGCCATTTTAGATAAAGGTTTTAAAATTGATATCGTAACGGACCAAACAAGTGCCCATGATCCACTAAATGGTTATGTACCACAGGGGTATTCGTTGGAAGAAGCCCAAGCAATTCGTGATAAAGATCCAAAACAATATGTTAAAGAAGCTCAATCTTCTATGAGAAAACATGTTGAATATATGCTTGAATTCCAAAAAAATGGTGCTGTTGCATTTGACTATGGTAATAATATTAGACAAGTGGCATTTAATGATGGATTAGAAAATGCATTTGATTTCCCTGGATTTGTACCTGCGTATATTCGCCCGTTATTCTGTGAAGGTAAAGGTCCTTTCCGCTTTGCAGCTTTAAGTGGAGATCCTAAAGATATTGAGCGTGCTGATGAGGAAATGAGAAAAATCTTCCCAGACAATGAAAAATTAATTCGTTGGTTAGATTTAGCTCAAGATAAAATAGCATTCCAAGGCTTACCATCACGTATTGCTTGGTTAGGATACGAAGAACGTGCCAAAATGGGATTAGCGCTAAATAAATTAGTACGTGACGGTGAAATTTCTGCACCAATTGTTATTGGACGTGACCATTTAGACTCAGGGTCTGTTGCAAGCCCAAACAGAGAAACTGAAGGAATGAAAGACGGCTCTGATGCTGTTGGTGATTGGGCAATCTTAAATGCATTAATCAATACTGCAGCAGGTGGTTCATGGATTTCATTCCATCACGGTGGTGGTGTTGGTATGGGTTATTCGTTACATGCTGGTATGGTTGTTGTTGCAGATGGTTCTGAACGCGCAGATAAACGTTTAGGACGTGTACTTACTACGGATCCGGGTATGGGTGTAGTGAGACATGCTGATGCTGGATATGAATCTGCAATTGAAGTTGCAAAAGAAAAAGGCATAAAAATCCCAATGATTACAGGTAAAGGAGACAAATAA
- a CDS encoding YjiH family protein yields MWKFFVYSLIGIIFFFVPITISGQSTIMIDHIVQWISKLLNPILPYYVLILILIGAAHPFINKKWNKSKTDIVFSLFKVIGVFIAFMVVFDFGPDFVLTESIGPFLYEKLAIPLSVLIPIGAIFLSFLIGFGLLEFIGVICRPIMRPIFKTPGKSAVDAVASFVGSYSIGLLITNKVYKDGGYTHKEAVVVATGFSTVSATFMIIVANTLGIIEYWNLYFWFTLAVTFIVTAITVQIPPIRTEKTTTYQDQPYKEEIRRDMPLLKESWLEAKIAVKNSKTLIENVIENLRDGVVMTIAILPSIMSIGFLGLIIAEYTPIIEYISYIFYPIISIFPVSDVAVLAQSSTISIVEMLLPAAIAQSADLATRFTVAVMSVSAIIFFSSVVPVILSTEVKISVGKLVIIWFERVIFTLLITIPFALWIF; encoded by the coding sequence ATGTGGAAATTTTTCGTTTATAGTCTTATTGGTATTATATTTTTCTTTGTACCAATTACTATTAGCGGTCAATCAACGATTATGATTGATCATATCGTACAGTGGATATCGAAATTGCTTAATCCAATTTTACCGTACTATGTATTGATTTTAATATTGATTGGAGCAGCACATCCATTTATCAATAAGAAATGGAATAAGTCTAAAACAGATATAGTCTTTAGTTTATTTAAAGTCATAGGGGTATTTATTGCTTTTATGGTGGTATTTGATTTTGGGCCTGATTTTGTATTAACAGAAAGTATTGGACCATTTTTATATGAGAAGTTGGCAATACCTTTAAGCGTATTAATTCCTATAGGTGCAATATTCTTATCCTTTTTAATAGGATTTGGATTACTGGAATTTATTGGTGTTATTTGTAGACCGATAATGAGACCTATTTTTAAAACTCCAGGAAAATCAGCTGTAGATGCTGTTGCTTCGTTTGTAGGTAGCTATTCGATAGGTTTATTAATTACAAATAAAGTATATAAAGATGGGGGATATACGCACAAAGAGGCAGTAGTAGTTGCAACTGGGTTCTCGACGGTATCTGCTACTTTTATGATTATCGTAGCAAATACATTAGGTATTATAGAATACTGGAACCTTTATTTTTGGTTTACTTTAGCAGTGACATTTATTGTGACTGCAATAACGGTACAAATCCCACCTATAAGAACAGAAAAGACAACGACGTATCAAGACCAACCGTACAAAGAAGAAATTCGTAGAGATATGCCATTATTAAAAGAATCATGGTTAGAAGCTAAGATAGCTGTCAAAAATTCGAAAACTTTGATAGAAAATGTAATAGAGAATTTGCGTGACGGTGTAGTAATGACGATTGCTATTTTACCATCTATCATGTCGATAGGATTTTTAGGATTAATCATCGCGGAATATACACCAATTATTGAATATATTTCTTACATTTTTTATCCGATTATAAGTATATTTCCTGTAAGTGACGTTGCGGTTTTAGCACAATCTTCAACAATCTCTATAGTAGAGATGTTATTGCCAGCAGCAATAGCTCAAAGTGCAGATTTAGCGACAAGATTTACAGTGGCAGTCATGAGTGTTTCAGCCATTATATTCTTTTCAAGTGTAGTGCCAGTAATTCTATCGACGGAAGTTAAAATATCAGTCGGTAAACTAGTAATAATATGGTTTGAAAGAGTGATATTCACATTGCTTATTACTATTCCATTTGCATTATGGATATTTTAA
- a CDS encoding LysR family transcriptional regulator: MKIVQLEYFVAVVKYNSFTKAANFLHISQPSLTTTIKKMESDLGYDLFTRTTKDIKITEKGIHFYNYALQLIQNYHQTIEKMYDLNMGHVPKIKISILESTNQWISQVLATHKKHNADQTYLISEIHDQTKIIELLINFENHLAFTNEQIIHEDITSIPLYEESYVLITPKNAFPYKRTTSITSLPLILPTKGSQVRKHLDDYFNRMNMHPNIVIEADRFEAATNFVHRGLGYAIIPRVYYQSFNARDLDAIDIRPMLSRSIYINYLKKRKHSERVLSFIDQCINYWNFKE, from the coding sequence ATGAAGATTGTTCAATTAGAATATTTTGTAGCAGTAGTAAAATACAATAGCTTTACGAAAGCAGCTAATTTTTTACATATTAGTCAGCCATCACTGACTACTACGATAAAAAAGATGGAATCAGACTTAGGTTATGATTTATTTACGCGAACTACTAAAGATATTAAAATCACCGAAAAAGGTATCCATTTTTATAACTATGCTTTACAACTCATACAAAATTATCATCAAACAATTGAGAAAATGTATGATCTCAATATGGGACATGTGCCTAAAATCAAAATCTCTATTTTAGAATCTACAAATCAATGGATTTCTCAAGTATTGGCAACACATAAAAAGCACAACGCAGACCAGACTTATCTAATTTCAGAAATTCATGATCAGACTAAGATTATAGAATTACTTATTAATTTCGAAAATCATCTCGCTTTCACAAACGAGCAAATCATTCATGAAGATATAACTTCCATACCATTGTATGAAGAGTCTTATGTATTAATCACACCAAAAAATGCATTTCCATATAAACGAACGACATCAATTACGTCTTTACCGCTTATTTTGCCTACGAAAGGTTCCCAAGTGCGTAAACATCTTGATGACTATTTTAACCGAATGAATATGCATCCAAATATAGTTATTGAAGCTGATCGCTTCGAAGCGGCAACCAACTTTGTCCATAGAGGATTGGGCTATGCAATTATTCCACGCGTTTATTATCAATCTTTTAACGCACGAGACTTAGATGCAATAGATATTCGTCCGATGTTAAGTCGCTCTATTTACATCAATTATCTAAAAAAAAGAAAGCACTCTGAACGCGTGCTTTCTTTCATTGACCAATGTATAAACTATTGGAATTTTAAAGAATAA
- the hutG gene encoding formimidoylglutamase: MYKLAQRDLWTGRIDSETDESQFRHFQTIQFRNIEDDYNETRQGVGLLGYAVDKGVELNKGRTGAKDGPDAIKKVFANLPVARKCNVYDYGNVEHDHQTLEETQEEYAHFVAKSIKRHKQTFLLGGGHDIAYAQYLGTREAYPEASIGVINIDAHFDTREAEGSTSGTSFRQILEQDENVDYLVLGIQQGGNTQALFDYAETKGIGYVYSEELLHQISPPIKDKVERFIHDHDVIMFTICMDVIDSAFAPGVSANGVLGLFPHVVLELSKRIIPNEKVSTISIAETNPKYDVDNRTAKLSANFFHHFIL, translated from the coding sequence ATGTATAAACTAGCACAACGTGATCTTTGGACAGGCAGAATAGATAGTGAAACAGATGAATCGCAATTTAGACATTTTCAAACGATACAGTTTCGCAATATTGAGGACGACTACAATGAAACACGTCAAGGTGTAGGTTTATTAGGCTATGCAGTAGATAAAGGGGTCGAACTTAATAAAGGCAGAACAGGTGCTAAAGATGGGCCTGATGCAATTAAAAAAGTGTTTGCTAATTTACCAGTAGCTAGAAAATGTAACGTATATGATTATGGTAATGTAGAACATGACCATCAAACTTTAGAAGAAACACAAGAAGAGTACGCCCATTTCGTAGCCAAATCGATTAAAAGACATAAGCAAACATTCCTGCTAGGGGGTGGGCATGATATCGCATATGCGCAGTATTTGGGAACACGTGAAGCTTATCCAGAAGCATCGATTGGTGTTATCAATATAGACGCTCATTTTGATACGAGAGAAGCAGAAGGTTCCACATCTGGTACAAGCTTTAGGCAAATATTAGAACAGGACGAAAATGTTGATTATCTTGTATTAGGTATCCAACAAGGCGGTAATACACAAGCATTATTTGATTATGCTGAAACTAAAGGTATCGGTTATGTTTATTCGGAAGAATTACTGCATCAAATCTCTCCTCCAATTAAGGATAAAGTAGAACGTTTTATTCATGATCATGATGTCATCATGTTTACGATATGTATGGATGTTATCGATAGTGCATTTGCACCAGGTGTAAGTGCTAACGGTGTTCTAGGCTTATTTCCACATGTTGTACTCGAACTATCAAAACGTATTATACCGAATGAAAAAGTTTCAACAATAAGCATTGCTGAAACTAATCCTAAATATGATGTCGATAATAGAACAGCCAAATTATCAGCAAATTTCTTCCACCATTTTATTCTTTAA
- a CDS encoding CPBP family intramembrane glutamic endopeptidase has translation MNTKRIPGFQWAMMIFIFFIIAYALPIILKDFQSTVPFKSFVFDMSTLAPLIATIICLIVFKQKRTQLASLKLTIDLKVIERVILALVLPLLIFIIAMVSFNIFADSFVLLQTKDLSVSILSIIIGQIVMAFFVELGFRSYLQNIVENKMNTFFASIIVGFMYSIWNVNIAFSFDYAIYSFLYSFAFSMIAGELIRATKGRTVYIATIFHASMSFGLVFLFNEELGEVFAMKVIALSTVAVAVVYILINLIIRVILYFFTKRNLDEVEENNYLDHVNEDNQNHTDDVKDREHQDDNSTTVNEINQNENNQQQSISDDSVAHGSTTAVQNHTNDDTTADSNYTEENTIDTEEDNSHANIIKENTPSSDSRESDAMAHHNEPQEDNNNKNGHTNSAVEASTEKAHPNSKDASLRQHDTNVQETKAQDDNPSDNDNSNQRSPFDLKSKRGHRR, from the coding sequence ATGAATACAAAACGTATACCTGGTTTTCAATGGGCAATGATGATATTTATTTTCTTCATTATAGCCTATGCATTACCGATTATACTTAAAGATTTTCAAAGTACAGTACCATTTAAGAGCTTTGTCTTTGACATGAGTACCTTAGCGCCATTAATTGCTACTATAATTTGTCTTATCGTTTTCAAACAAAAGCGTACGCAATTAGCGAGCTTAAAACTCACTATTGATTTAAAAGTAATCGAACGTGTCATTTTAGCACTTGTGTTACCATTACTTATTTTTATCATTGCTATGGTAAGTTTTAACATCTTTGCTGATAGTTTTGTTCTATTACAAACAAAAGACTTGTCTGTTTCAATTCTTTCTATCATAATTGGACAAATTGTAATGGCATTCTTTGTGGAACTTGGTTTCCGTTCATACTTACAAAATATCGTTGAAAACAAAATGAATACATTTTTCGCCTCTATTATCGTTGGTTTTATGTATTCTATATGGAACGTTAATATTGCCTTTAGTTTTGATTATGCAATTTATAGTTTCCTTTACTCGTTTGCCTTTTCAATGATTGCTGGGGAATTGATTCGTGCTACAAAAGGACGTACAGTTTATATCGCAACAATTTTCCATGCGTCAATGTCATTTGGCCTTGTCTTCTTATTTAATGAAGAATTAGGTGAAGTTTTTGCTATGAAAGTAATTGCATTGTCTACAGTTGCGGTAGCAGTTGTATACATTTTAATTAATCTAATCATCCGTGTAATTCTTTATTTCTTCACGAAACGAAACTTAGATGAAGTTGAAGAAAACAATTACCTTGATCATGTTAATGAAGATAATCAAAATCATACTGATGACGTTAAGGATAGAGAACATCAAGATGATAACTCTACTACTGTAAATGAGATTAATCAAAATGAGAACAATCAGCAACAATCAATCTCAGACGACTCCGTGGCACACGGTTCGACAACAGCAGTACAAAATCATACTAACGATGACACAACAGCAGATTCTAACTATACAGAAGAGAACACAATTGATACAGAAGAAGATAATAGCCATGCTAATATCATTAAAGAAAATACACCTTCTTCTGATTCAAGAGAATCTGATGCAATGGCACATCATAACGAACCACAAGAAGATAATAATAATAAAAATGGTCATACTAATAGTGCTGTTGAAGCATCAACAGAAAAAGCACACCCAAACTCTAAAGATGCATCACTGCGTCAACATGACACGAATGTGCAAGAGACTAAAGCACAAGATGACAACCCAAGCGACAATGACAACAGTAACCAACGCTCACCATTTGATTTAAAGAGTAAACGTGGTCATCGTCGTTAA
- a CDS encoding ribose 5-phosphate isomerase A, whose protein sequence is MMDKKQLKISTFNDALDQIKDGMVVGIGSGSTIELLVPKIAEKLEQEQINITGVCTSNKTALIAKELGIHVVDVNDVEVIDIAIDGADEIDNNLNLIKGGGGALFREKVIDAMADRFIVLADDSKCVDYLGQTFKLPVEVDKFNWLLVSKKIKAYDNLKVIRRMVDDVPFITDNGNYILDVDLNENIESAEMHEYLIHLVGVLETGYFLDVADQAIIGTKAGVKIINK, encoded by the coding sequence ATTATGGATAAGAAACAGTTGAAAATAAGTACATTTAATGATGCATTAGACCAAATCAAAGACGGTATGGTTGTTGGAATTGGCTCTGGATCAACAATTGAATTGCTTGTCCCAAAAATTGCAGAGAAACTGGAACAAGAACAAATTAATATAACTGGTGTTTGTACCTCCAATAAAACAGCATTAATTGCGAAAGAATTGGGAATACATGTGGTTGATGTTAATGATGTCGAAGTAATTGATATTGCTATTGATGGCGCTGATGAGATTGATAACAACCTGAATTTGATTAAAGGTGGCGGCGGCGCTTTATTTAGGGAAAAAGTCATTGATGCCATGGCTGATAGATTTATCGTTTTAGCGGATGATAGTAAATGTGTGGATTATCTTGGACAAACGTTTAAATTACCTGTTGAAGTTGATAAATTTAATTGGTTGCTCGTGTCTAAAAAAATAAAAGCATATGATAATTTAAAGGTCATACGTCGCATGGTAGATGATGTACCATTTATTACAGACAATGGTAATTATATATTGGATGTTGATTTAAATGAAAATATAGAATCTGCCGAAATGCACGAATATTTAATACATCTCGTAGGCGTTTTAGAAACAGGGTATTTCTTAGATGTTGCAGATCAAGCAATTATTGGAACGAAAGCTGGAGTTAAAATTATTAATAAATAA
- a CDS encoding MOSC domain-containing protein: MIYTLEAISTGKVEDLPYSTKRPMRSALNKKKFAGSMWLSKTGFVEDEQEYKDHGGPNKAVCLYSKKNYSLWEQDVSVLPEYAMFGENITVSDLDEKDVHFGDQFKLGNAVLEVSEIREPCWKIQEKYKIPNLIKRMSTSGKTGFYFRVLKEGYVQEDSNLELIKQANNETLLSVFDLNQIYYIDNKNIERLTYALKNPYLTEERISKLERFLTRAEKAKK, translated from the coding sequence ATGATTTATACTTTAGAAGCTATCTCAACAGGTAAAGTTGAAGATTTACCTTATAGTACTAAACGACCAATGCGCTCAGCTTTAAATAAAAAGAAATTTGCCGGTAGCATGTGGCTATCAAAGACTGGATTCGTTGAAGATGAACAAGAATATAAAGATCACGGTGGGCCTAATAAAGCTGTTTGTCTTTACAGTAAGAAAAATTATTCACTGTGGGAACAAGATGTGTCAGTACTTCCAGAATATGCGATGTTTGGCGAAAATATCACTGTCTCTGATTTGGACGAAAAAGATGTACATTTTGGAGACCAATTCAAATTAGGCAATGCGGTCTTAGAAGTTTCAGAGATTAGAGAGCCATGTTGGAAAATTCAAGAAAAGTATAAAATTCCCAATTTAATTAAGCGTATGTCCACTTCTGGAAAAACTGGTTTTTATTTTAGAGTTTTAAAAGAAGGTTATGTTCAAGAAGATTCAAATTTAGAGTTAATTAAACAAGCCAATAACGAAACATTACTTTCAGTTTTTGACTTAAATCAAATCTATTATATTGATAATAAAAATATTGAGCGCTTAACATATGCTTTAAAAAACCCATATTTAACAGAAGAAAGAATATCAAAACTAGAAAGATTTTTAACACGAGCTGAAAAAGCTAAAAAATAA
- a CDS encoding aldose epimerase family protein, whose translation MFAKVESQSNGIDLIKIDNEDTKIVFTNYGARIVSWKYDDNNIVLGNVVEADEFYIENPYNFGATVGRYGGRIANATFELDGNKYNLEANNGPHNIHGGPKGLDKRFFDYKIEEQVGQVKVIFTTVIKSEDDYFPGDIDLEVVHTYDVDHKWTIEYRAISNKKTLFNPMNHVYFNLNRDNNVIDNHSISSSKLDMYTLDEDNIVEKKEPIDLVDIFNEQNIQFKDIFNSEDALVKEQMERFGGVDHPFDIGGNEMTVENKHFLLTVKTDMPNIVIFTFNDTTGWQSDFNIYKAHSGFTLETQCIPNDINLFGDRAPSILEANQPYYSKTSYKISEK comes from the coding sequence ATGTTTGCAAAAGTAGAAAGTCAAAGTAATGGTATTGATTTGATTAAAATTGATAATGAAGACACGAAAATAGTTTTCACAAACTATGGTGCCAGAATTGTTTCATGGAAGTATGACGATAACAATATTGTGCTAGGTAATGTAGTTGAAGCAGATGAGTTTTATATTGAAAACCCTTATAACTTTGGTGCTACTGTTGGAAGATACGGTGGTAGAATTGCAAATGCAACATTTGAACTAGATGGTAACAAATACAATCTTGAAGCCAATAACGGCCCCCACAATATTCACGGAGGTCCAAAGGGTTTAGATAAACGCTTTTTTGATTACAAAATTGAAGAGCAAGTTGGCCAAGTTAAAGTGATTTTTACTACAGTTATAAAAAGTGAAGACGACTACTTTCCAGGAGATATAGATTTAGAAGTCGTTCACACTTATGATGTTGATCATAAATGGACGATTGAATACAGAGCTATATCTAATAAGAAAACGTTGTTTAATCCTATGAATCATGTATACTTCAATCTTAATAGAGACAACAATGTTATTGATAATCATAGTATTTCAAGCTCTAAATTAGATATGTATACATTGGATGAAGATAATATTGTAGAGAAGAAAGAGCCGATTGACTTAGTAGATATATTTAATGAACAAAACATCCAATTTAAGGATATTTTTAATAGTGAAGATGCATTAGTTAAAGAACAAATGGAACGTTTTGGTGGCGTAGACCATCCGTTCGATATAGGTGGCAATGAGATGACCGTAGAGAACAAACATTTTTTGCTAACTGTTAAAACAGACATGCCTAATATTGTTATATTCACATTTAATGATACAACAGGTTGGCAAAGTGACTTCAATATTTATAAAGCGCACTCTGGCTTTACTTTAGAAACGCAATGTATTCCGAATGATATCAATTTATTTGGAGATAGAGCGCCATCTATATTAGAGGCGAATCAGCCATATTACTCTAAAACATCATATAAAATTTCAGAGAAATGA
- a CDS encoding ABC transporter permease: protein MNKFWATFSLTYKNKVKAKSFMIFTAVVIILMLGASNINKIIDLFDDGPDKVGVVSSNDEIYKVIKSQGHQLDEGAKFSKVSEKQARSQVESEKLDKAYIIKLNDNRKLSGKILSKDTVSEQDKQKLKATLSTIQTQLVANSLDLSEGELKQLQAQSDVSSEVIANNAKSSNLSEAQKGFNTAIVYLGIMLMFFIIFNYASQVAMEIATEKTSRVIEMIITSVSPVTHLFAKMAGVIAVALTQISIFVIVGVICFLTFDISGMLQGFKVEPNELTLQLAIVGFVSLIIGIFSYIILASILGSITSRIEDINQALMPMTLVSMIAFYISLFSVMNPDTLLVKIVSFIPLMSPFVMFVRASTPDVATWEIVVSVGLSIITIFVLLWIAVRSYKDTILSFDKGFVSSMKRIFNKKN, encoded by the coding sequence ATGAATAAATTTTGGGCTACATTTTCGCTAACTTATAAAAATAAAGTGAAAGCTAAATCATTTATGATATTCACGGCTGTAGTGATAATTCTAATGCTTGGCGCATCAAATATTAATAAAATTATTGATTTATTTGATGATGGTCCAGATAAAGTTGGGGTAGTATCGTCTAATGATGAAATTTATAAAGTTATAAAGTCTCAGGGACATCAACTGGATGAAGGCGCGAAATTTAGTAAAGTATCTGAAAAACAGGCTAGATCACAAGTGGAAAGCGAAAAATTAGATAAAGCTTATATCATTAAATTAAATGATAATAGAAAGTTATCAGGTAAAATTTTAAGTAAAGATACTGTTTCAGAGCAAGATAAACAAAAATTAAAGGCAACACTATCGACGATTCAAACTCAATTGGTAGCTAATAGTCTAGATTTATCTGAAGGAGAACTAAAGCAATTACAAGCCCAAAGTGATGTCTCCTCGGAAGTAATTGCTAATAATGCTAAAAGTTCGAATCTAAGCGAAGCGCAAAAAGGTTTTAATACTGCAATCGTTTATCTTGGTATTATGCTCATGTTCTTCATTATATTTAATTACGCAAGTCAAGTTGCAATGGAAATTGCAACTGAGAAAACGTCACGTGTCATCGAAATGATTATCACAAGTGTATCGCCAGTAACCCATCTCTTTGCTAAAATGGCGGGGGTAATTGCAGTAGCATTAACACAAATTAGTATTTTTGTAATAGTAGGCGTGATATGCTTCTTAACGTTTGACATCAGTGGTATGTTACAAGGATTTAAAGTAGAACCCAATGAACTAACACTTCAATTAGCTATTGTAGGTTTTGTATCGTTGATTATAGGTATTTTTTCATATATAATTTTAGCCTCAATCCTCGGGTCAATTACGTCCCGTATTGAAGATATTAATCAGGCATTAATGCCTATGACATTAGTTAGTATGATTGCTTTCTATATCTCATTATTTAGTGTGATGAATCCAGATACATTGCTTGTGAAAATTGTGAGCTTTATTCCGCTTATGTCACCCTTTGTTATGTTTGTTAGAGCATCTACACCAGATGTTGCGACTTGGGAAATTGTGGTTAGTGTAGGCTTGTCAATCATAACGATATTTGTATTATTATGGATTGCAGTACGTAGTTATAAAGATACAATTTTAAGTTTTGATAAAGGTTTTGTGAGTTCGATGAAACGCATTTTTAATAAAAAGAATTAA
- a CDS encoding ABC transporter ATP-binding protein — MSLLIEHVTKKYKNFTAVNDISLSLEKGKMLGFLGRNGAGKTTTFRMILGLTPITEGKITYNDKVIDRSLYNRIGYLPEERGLHPKMKVEDELRYLATLKGMKSRDITEAIDYWLNRFNIKENREKKIEALSKGNQQKIQLLASMLHKPELLILDEPFSGLDPVNVELLKSAVQDLNDEGTTIIYSSHRMEHVEELCDNVCILNKGELVVSGPIDEVKSNHGHKRVVIETEHQMLEIDAITGVIDVERNKREIKATIESEMIAEKIYDVVTRYGFVKRFQVVEPSLNEIFIAKVGDIHE, encoded by the coding sequence ATGTCATTACTTATTGAACATGTCACGAAAAAATATAAAAATTTTACTGCTGTGAATGATATTTCACTTTCGCTAGAAAAAGGAAAAATGTTAGGTTTTTTAGGTAGAAACGGAGCAGGAAAGACAACAACCTTTAGAATGATTTTGGGGTTAACGCCAATTACAGAAGGAAAGATAACATATAATGATAAAGTAATTGATAGATCATTATATAATCGTATTGGTTATTTACCTGAAGAACGTGGTTTACATCCTAAGATGAAAGTGGAAGATGAATTGCGGTATTTGGCTACGTTAAAAGGCATGAAGTCAAGAGACATTACTGAAGCAATTGATTATTGGCTAAATCGATTTAACATTAAAGAAAATAGAGAAAAGAAAATTGAAGCTCTCTCTAAAGGTAATCAACAAAAAATTCAACTTTTAGCAAGCATGTTACACAAGCCGGAATTATTGATCTTAGATGAACCATTTAGTGGACTTGATCCTGTAAATGTGGAATTACTGAAATCTGCAGTTCAAGATTTAAATGATGAAGGAACAACAATTATTTACAGTTCACACCGTATGGAGCATGTCGAAGAACTTTGCGATAACGTCTGTATTTTAAATAAAGGGGAACTTGTTGTTTCAGGACCTATTGATGAAGTGAAATCAAATCATGGTCATAAACGTGTAGTTATTGAGACAGAACATCAAATGCTTGAAATCGATGCTATTACAGGGGTGATAGATGTAGAAAGAAATAAACGAGAAATTAAAGCGACCATTGAGTCAGAAATGATTGCGGAAAAAATTTATGATGTTGTTACGCGATATGGCTTTGTTAAACGTTTCCAAGTTGTAGAACCATCACTTAATGAAATCTTTATAGCAAAAGTAGGTGATATTCATGAATAA